A genome region from Methanococcoides burtonii DSM 6242 includes the following:
- a CDS encoding ester cyclase — translation MTTVRSDYDLSTGPCNDNQGNKELVLSVASRGWHPKMLSEKCSVDYHMHFGGSTLDLEGLIEFMGAIHYALPNLVFEIYDVIAEGDKVVTRWSASGTHLGKFQGVIPTKKPVHFTGITISRIENGMIVEDWEEVDQLNFAQQFGSFSDMF, via the coding sequence ATGACAACCGTTCGATCTGATTATGATCTATCAACTGGTCCATGCAATGACAATCAGGGCAACAAAGAGCTTGTTCTTAGTGTTGCCAGTCGTGGCTGGCATCCAAAAATGCTGTCTGAGAAGTGCAGTGTTGATTATCATATGCATTTTGGAGGCTCCACCCTTGATCTTGAAGGTTTGATCGAGTTCATGGGAGCTATCCATTATGCCCTTCCAAACCTTGTGTTCGAGATATATGATGTCATTGCAGAAGGTGACAAGGTAGTGACACGCTGGAGTGCAAGTGGCACTCACCTTGGTAAGTTTCAGGGAGTTATACCGACAAAAAAACCTGTACATTTTACAGGAATAACTATAAGCCGTATTGAAAATGGAATGATCGTTGAAGACTGGGAAGAGGTGGATCAGCTCAATTTTGCACAGCAGTTCGGTTCTTTTTCAGACATGTTCTGA
- a CDS encoding type II secretion system F family protein: MKFNKKTGRNVVEIDELDEEQLTTYEKQIILMKLDDIKKNDRLRDFMKDPKGSFSTYPYYAMAFSGPAAIIFMIAGLYLTWGTPGIDNVLIFSSWIFILPPALTFYRKARYINKVEEYLPNFLRDIAEMSRAGLTLPASVETVAKGEYGEMTKEIRMMDASLSWGISFEDTLENFGKRMNTHLITRSVALITQANRAGGRVSFVLEAAARDASEIKTLERERRGNMAVYVVISYMSFFVFIFVILMLATRFVPTMHMASVASSSSPAGGSFIGSFDADNFIRILFHATIIQGYMSGLVAGQMGEGRLSAGLKHSFALTLIAWLSFIVL, translated from the coding sequence GTGAAATTCAATAAAAAGACCGGAAGAAATGTTGTTGAAATTGATGAACTTGATGAGGAACAGCTCACTACTTATGAGAAACAGATTATTCTAATGAAGCTTGATGATATCAAGAAAAATGATCGTTTAAGAGATTTTATGAAGGATCCAAAAGGTTCCTTTTCAACATATCCTTATTATGCTATGGCCTTCAGTGGACCGGCAGCAATTATATTCATGATCGCGGGTTTGTACCTGACTTGGGGGACACCCGGCATTGATAATGTTCTTATTTTCTCAAGCTGGATATTTATTCTTCCTCCTGCATTGACATTTTATCGTAAAGCAAGATACATCAACAAGGTCGAGGAATATCTTCCGAACTTTCTTCGTGATATTGCAGAAATGAGCAGGGCAGGTCTCACCCTTCCGGCTTCTGTAGAAACTGTCGCAAAAGGTGAATATGGTGAAATGACCAAAGAGATCCGCATGATGGATGCTTCTCTTTCATGGGGTATCTCCTTTGAGGATACGCTTGAGAATTTCGGAAAAAGGATGAACACTCACCTCATTACCAGGTCAGTAGCACTTATTACTCAGGCAAATCGGGCAGGTGGTCGTGTTTCTTTTGTCCTCGAGGCTGCTGCAAGGGATGCGAGTGAGATAAAGACCCTTGAAAGAGAGCGCCGCGGCAATATGGCTGTTTATGTTGTGATCAGTTACATGTCATTCTTTGTATTCATTTTTGTGATATTGATGCTGGCTACAAGGTTCGTTCCCACTATGCATATGGCAAGTGTGGCTTCATCTTCATCACCTGCAGGTGGTTCTTTCATAGGCAGTTTCGATGCTGATAATTTCATACGCATACTTTTCCATGCGACTATCATCCAGGGTTATATGAGTGGCCTTGTTGCAGGACAGATGGGGGAAGGCAGGTTGAGTGCCGGGTTGAAACACTCTTTCGCCCTGACATTAATTGCATGGCTTTCATTCATAGTGCTTTAA
- a CDS encoding site-2 protease family protein produces the protein MVSTSTLFALFLVYWAIVSILDKKGIFERYNISTYGPVLMIRTVKGQALLDTLARPKRSWRTFANIGIVLMFVGMLAMFLIIIISDIAMLASIGESTLPEPGKFNEARNIFLIPGVNEFIPLTWGVIALLVTLVVHEFSHAILCRVEGIRVKSMGILLAIVPIGGFAEPDEEELFGVKKEDTEGLGANTTDGPIERRILGTEKEVMPKKVASREQRARILAAGVMSNFVVALIAFILFFGPVLGAIAPMSDTMIINVTSDSSANIAGLENGMVITQIDDTSIQKANDIILYMNNIEAGAVVQVHASKDHNLLVYDVEVGNDTDDGIKGMYVNNVVTDSPAEAMGLESGMLIIKIDDTAISSSEDFVTFMNFTKTGQVISVETVIAGKATGDNVSSEIFEIELASHPEGGSEKGFLGIYYRPNEIEIEIVPLGMSIGEFPAKDYLAALKAIPSMLGGFTGWIIILGLPIFGFAGEGFPGFSGQLAQFYSPIGWGEPLGIGIFWIANTLLWVGWLNFYVGLFNCLPAVPLDGGHVFRDYLHALISRFISDEAKAKEVSSAIAASFTMLILASFLFMIFGPYIVHGF, from the coding sequence TTGGTCAGCACTAGCACCTTGTTTGCCCTTTTCCTTGTATATTGGGCAATTGTATCTATACTTGATAAGAAAGGAATATTTGAGCGATATAACATATCTACCTATGGTCCTGTCCTTATGATCAGAACGGTGAAAGGGCAAGCCCTGTTGGATACTCTTGCACGCCCGAAGAGAAGTTGGAGAACCTTTGCGAACATTGGTATTGTCCTTATGTTCGTTGGTATGTTAGCCATGTTCTTGATCATCATTATCTCAGACATTGCGATGCTGGCCTCTATAGGCGAAAGCACATTGCCGGAACCGGGTAAGTTCAATGAGGCAAGGAATATTTTTCTGATACCGGGTGTCAATGAGTTCATACCCCTGACCTGGGGTGTTATAGCCTTGCTTGTCACTCTTGTTGTTCATGAGTTCTCACATGCTATTCTCTGTAGGGTCGAAGGTATCAGGGTGAAATCCATGGGTATCCTTCTTGCTATCGTTCCTATAGGTGGTTTTGCTGAGCCCGATGAGGAAGAGCTATTTGGTGTCAAAAAGGAAGATACTGAAGGTTTAGGTGCTAATACTACCGATGGTCCTATTGAAAGGCGTATTCTGGGTACCGAAAAAGAAGTGATGCCTAAAAAGGTTGCTTCAAGGGAACAGAGAGCAAGAATACTTGCTGCCGGAGTAATGTCTAATTTTGTGGTTGCCTTAATAGCATTCATACTTTTCTTCGGCCCGGTCCTTGGTGCTATAGCTCCAATGAGCGATACCATGATCATCAATGTGACCTCCGATTCGTCAGCTAATATTGCAGGGCTTGAAAACGGTATGGTCATAACACAGATCGATGATACTTCTATTCAAAAGGCCAATGACATCATTCTTTACATGAACAATATAGAAGCAGGGGCAGTTGTTCAGGTACATGCTTCAAAGGACCACAACCTACTGGTCTATGATGTTGAGGTTGGGAATGATACGGATGATGGCATAAAGGGGATGTATGTCAATAATGTCGTTACGGATTCTCCGGCTGAAGCAATGGGTCTTGAAAGCGGTATGCTGATAATAAAGATCGATGATACTGCAATTAGTTCATCTGAAGATTTTGTTACCTTTATGAACTTCACTAAGACCGGTCAGGTCATCTCTGTGGAAACAGTGATAGCTGGTAAGGCTACAGGAGATAACGTCTCTTCTGAAATATTCGAGATCGAACTGGCTTCCCACCCGGAAGGTGGTTCCGAAAAAGGTTTCCTTGGTATCTATTATAGGCCCAATGAAATTGAAATTGAAATTGTACCTCTTGGAATGTCCATAGGCGAATTTCCTGCAAAGGACTACCTTGCGGCTCTGAAAGCTATCCCTTCGATGCTTGGTGGATTTACTGGTTGGATCATTATTCTGGGCCTTCCGATATTTGGATTTGCAGGCGAGGGCTTCCCGGGATTCAGTGGTCAGCTTGCACAGTTTTATTCTCCGATAGGATGGGGTGAGCCATTAGGAATAGGCATATTCTGGATCGCGAACACATTGTTGTGGGTAGGATGGCTTAATTTTTATGTTGGCCTTTTCAATTGTCTGCCGGCAGTACCACTTGATGGTGGTCATGTGTTCAGGGACTATCTGCACGCTTTAATCAGTAGGTTCATTTCTGATGAGGCGAAGGCAAAAGAGGTATCTTCCGCCATTGCAGCATCTTTTACAATGCTGATACTGGCTTCGTTCCTCTTTATGATATTCGGTCCTTATATTGTACACGGATTCTAA
- a CDS encoding fumarate hydratase, whose translation MVTYKNVVEATVDIIKEAETQLPDDVIDALKNARQNESSDVAISQIDAILKNIDIASNNNIPLCQDTGILIFYVEIGRELKLDIDLKGAIIEASRIATQEVPLRPNAVHPITRSNSSDNTGDGLPDIKYEFVEGDQLKITVAPKGAGSENMSALKMMNPTELKDVRKFILETVLNAGGRPCPPIIVGVGIGGSFDKAARLAKATLLREVTDMTDEEKSILKDINSLGIGPMGLGGDTTALAVHLATSYCHTASLPVAINIQCWANRHASVVLGGDK comes from the coding sequence ATGGTGACATACAAAAATGTAGTTGAGGCCACTGTAGATATAATCAAAGAGGCAGAGACACAACTCCCTGATGATGTTATAGACGCACTTAAAAATGCAAGACAAAATGAGTCAAGTGACGTTGCAATATCACAGATCGATGCGATACTGAAGAATATTGATATCGCAAGCAACAACAACATACCGCTCTGTCAGGACACAGGCATACTTATATTTTATGTAGAGATCGGAAGGGAACTGAAACTTGATATTGACCTTAAGGGAGCTATCATTGAAGCATCCAGAATAGCCACACAGGAAGTCCCCCTCAGACCAAATGCAGTACACCCCATAACAAGAAGCAACAGTAGCGATAACACCGGAGATGGACTCCCCGATATTAAATACGAATTTGTTGAAGGCGATCAGCTAAAGATAACGGTCGCACCAAAGGGAGCAGGTTCGGAAAACATGAGTGCCCTCAAGATGATGAATCCTACAGAGTTGAAAGATGTTCGGAAATTCATCCTTGAGACCGTTCTTAACGCTGGAGGAAGACCCTGTCCACCGATAATAGTCGGAGTTGGCATCGGAGGGTCTTTTGATAAAGCTGCCCGTCTTGCAAAAGCTACCCTCCTGCGTGAGGTAACGGACATGACCGATGAAGAAAAAAGCATTCTCAAAGACATCAATTCCCTTGGGATCGGACCCATGGGACTTGGAGGAGATACCACAGCACTTGCAGTTCATCTTGCTACATCCTACTGCCACACTGCTTCACTCCCCGTAGCCATCAATATCCAGTGCTGGGCGAACAGACACGCATCAGTTGTTCTAGGAGGTGATAAATGA
- a CDS encoding FumA C-terminus/TtdB family hydratase beta subunit, giving the protein MEYHLNTPLKKEYIEELNTGDIVYISGTVLTARDEAHARILELKEEGKELPFSLEGAAIYHCGPLMQQTDGKWKVIAAGPTTSDRMSKMTPALLENFNVRVLIGKGGMTNVADSMKEKCVYLAYTGGCAALASESIKNVTNVHWLDLGMPEAVWELEVHEFGPLIVGIDAKGKDFFTSIKEKARSSFLKL; this is encoded by the coding sequence ATGGAATATCATCTCAACACACCCCTGAAAAAAGAATATATCGAAGAACTCAATACCGGAGATATCGTATATATCTCAGGAACAGTACTGACAGCCCGGGATGAAGCACATGCGAGGATCCTTGAACTTAAAGAAGAAGGTAAAGAACTACCATTCAGCCTTGAAGGTGCAGCCATTTACCATTGTGGCCCTCTTATGCAACAGACAGATGGGAAATGGAAAGTCATTGCAGCAGGTCCTACAACGAGTGACAGAATGTCGAAGATGACACCTGCACTTCTTGAAAATTTCAATGTCCGAGTCCTTATTGGAAAGGGTGGCATGACAAATGTGGCTGATTCCATGAAAGAAAAATGCGTATATCTTGCTTATACGGGCGGATGTGCTGCCCTTGCATCAGAATCCATAAAGAACGTCACGAATGTGCACTGGCTCGACCTTGGAATGCCGGAAGCCGTGTGGGAACTTGAAGTTCATGAATTCGGACCGCTCATAGTAGGAATCGATGCAAAAGGAAAAGATTTTTTCACATCCATAAAAGAAAAGGCGAGAAGCTCATTTTTAAAACTATGA